The Chrysemys picta bellii isolate R12L10 chromosome 12, ASM1138683v2, whole genome shotgun sequence genome has a segment encoding these proteins:
- the APOH gene encoding beta-2-glycoprotein 1, translated as MPSVLFLLTVTLAHCALAGRVCHKPPEVPFATVDVDKRVYDVGEEITYTCDPGYSHQSGSRKYTCPLSGKWPINKMRCIPKKCPYPEAMINGIVHVIDTNYQSLIHFSCEPGYILYGTDTSQCMADGQWSGKRPVCQPVTCPPPSLPEFGVISYHKLSPGNESVFQDIIRFECLSSFALFGNETATCMANGTWSDIPECRYVTCPHPTGIENGFVNFHVRRTYRYMESVDYGCQPRYVLDGPRESRCEKTGSWSIKPTCKAPCKIPVKKATVLYNGRKIKVQNDLKEGIQHAETVFFFCKNQDKTCGYTIPTQCINGQLTVPSCFEEIGTLFFWKKDPSELTPCDA; from the exons ATGCCCTCGGTGCTGTTCTTGTTGACTGTTACTCTAGCACACTGTGCTCTTGCAGGACGTG TTTGCCACAAGCCCCCTGAAGTGCCATTTGCTACAGTTGATGTAGACAAGAGAGTATATGATGTAGGTGAAGAAATTACATACACCTGTGATCCTGGTTATAGCCATCAGAGTGGCTCAAGGAAGTATACTTGCCCTCTGTCTGGTAAATGGCCTATCAATAAAATGAGATGTATAC CAAAGAAATGTCCCTATCCTGAAGCCATGATAAACGGAATAGTTCATGTTATAGACACGAACTATCAAAGTTTGATACACTTTTCATGTGAACCCGG ATACATTCTCTATGGAACAGACACTAGCCAGTGCATGGCAGATGGACAGTGGAGCGGAAAACGACCTGTATGCCAAC CTGTGACTTGTCCTCCTCCCTCGCTTCCTGAATTTGGAGTTATTTCTTACCATAAGCTATCGCCTGGAAATGAGTCCGTCTTCCAAGACATTATCCGTTTTGAATGCTTATCATCTTTTGCGTTGTTTGGAAATGAAACTGCTACTTGCATGGCCAATGGGACCTGGAGTGATATACCAGAATGCAGGT ATGTAACATGTCCACATCCAACGGGGATAGAAAATGGATTTGTAAATTTTCATGTTCGCAGAACCTATCGTTATATGGAGAGCGTCGATTACGGCTGCCAGCCTCGTTATGTGCTAGATGGACCAAGGGAATCAAGGTGTGAAAAAACAGGTAGCTGGTCCATCAAGCCAACCTGTAAAG CACCATGTAAAATACCAGTTAAGAAAGCCACAGTGTTATACAACGGCCGGAAGATAAAAGTTCAGAATGACCTCAAGGAAGGAATACAGCATGCTgaaactgttttctttttctgcaaAAACCAAGATAAAACGTGTGGCTATACCATACCCACTCAGTGTATAAATGGCCAACTCACAGTCCCTTCCTGTTTCGAAG AAATTGGTACTTTGTTTTTTTGGAAAAAGGATCCATCAGAGTTGACACCATGTGATGCCTGA